The sequence GCTCGATGAGATGGTGCATGTCGCCCGCGAGATGCAGCGCCAGGACTTCCACCTGCCACTGATGATCGGTGGCGCCACCACGTCCAAGGCCCACACGGCGGTGAAGATCGAACCCAAGTACAGCAACGATGCAGTGATCTACGTCACCGACGCTTCCCGCGCCGTGGGCGTGGCCACGCAGTTGCTGTCCAAGGAACTGAAGGCCGGTTTCGTCGAGAAAACCCGCCTGGAATACATCGACGTACGCGAGCGCACCGCCAACCGCAGCGCCCGCACCGAACGCCTGAGCTACCCGGCGGCCATCGCCAAGAAGCCGCAGTTCGACTGGAGCAGCTACACGCCAGTCAAACCGACGTTTACCGGCTCCAAGGTGTTGGACAATATCGACCTCAAGGTGCTGGCCGAATACATCGACTGGACGCCGTTCTTTATCTCCTGGGACCTGGCCGGCAAATTCCCACGCATCCTCACCGATGAAGTCGTAGGTGAAGCCGCCACCGCGCTGTACGCCGATGCCCAGGAGATGCTCGCCAAGCTGATCGACGAAAAACTCATCAGCGCCCGCGCCGTGTTCGGTTTCTGGCCGACCAACCAGGTGCAGGACGATGACCTGGAAGTGTACGGTGATGACGGCCAGCCGATTGCCAAGCTGCACCACCTGCGCCAGCAAATCATCAAGACCGACGGCAAGCCCAACTTCTCCCTGGCTGACTTCGTTGCACCCAAGGACAGCGGCGTGACCGACTACATCGGTGGTTTCATCACCACCGCTGGCATCGGCGCCGAAGAAGTCGCGAAGGCTTACCAGGACGCTGGCGACGACTATAACTCGATCATGGTCAAGGCCCTGGCCGACCGCCTCGCCGAGGCTTGTGCCGAATGGCTGCACCAGCAAGTGCGTAAAGAACATTGGGGCTACGCCAAGGATGAACAACTGGATAACGAGGCGCTGATCAAGGAGCAATACAGCGGTATCCGGCCTGCCCCAGGCTACCCGGCGTGCCCGGATCACACCGAGAAAGCCCAACTGTTCCAACTGCTCGACCCGCAAGCCAGCGAAATGCATGCCGGGCGCAGTGGCGTGTTCCTCACAGAGCACTACGCGATGTTCCCCGCAGCAGCGGTCAGTGGCTGGTACTTCGCCCATCCACAGGCGCAGTACTTTGCCGTGGGCAAGGTCGACAAGGATCAGGTGGCGAGCTACACCGCGCGCAAGAACCAGGACCTGGCCGTGACCGAGCGCTGGCTGGCGCCGAATCTGGGCTACGACAACTAATCCCTGTGGCGAGGGGGCTTGCCCCCGTTGGGTTGCGAAGCAACCCTAAAACCTGCCATCTCGGTCTATCTGAAAAATCAGCGATCTTATTGGGGCTGCTACGCAGCCCAACGCGGGGCAAGCCCACTCGCCACAGGGGGCATGCTGACCACAGAAGCCTGACCCGCCCGGCTTTCGCTGTTCGACTATGCTGTCCTCACACACCTTGTAGCGAGGGATGTATGGACGATCCAGTCGACAACAAGCCGCCAACCTTCTGGCAAATGCTCCACAGCGTGATGGCTGCCGCCTTTGGCGTACAAAGCGGCAAGAACCGCGCCCGGGACTTTACCCACGGCAAACCCAGCCATTTCGTGGTACTGGGGATCCTGTTCACCGCAATCTTCGCCTTGGCGCTGTTTGGCATCGTCAAGTTGGTGCTGCATCTGGCCGGGGTATAAGCACAGTCAGTGCATCAGCAGTTGCAGGCTGAAGGGATAACGGTAGGACTCGGGCTTGCCTTGGGCTGACAGTGCACGAAAATCCACGTTGTATTGCTGGCTGGCGTTGATGGCTTGTAGACGCCGAGCCTGCTCCGGCTCGATCAACTGGAACAGTGCTTCCTTGCGGTAACGACCGCCATGCAAACCGATATCCACGCCGTGGGCATCGTCATCGAGCAGCACCATTGCCCAGCCACCCGTGGTGAAATGCCCGGCCACCAGTGTATTCAGCCGACCTTCAATGCGTGCACCCAGCACCTCGGACGAGCTATTGACCGCACTGAACAACACGTCCTTGCCGGGTGTGTGTCCGGCCTCCTGCGCCGCCTGCATGGCCCCCAAGGCCATTTCATCGTTGGCCGACCACACCAGCGCCGTCTGCGGATAACGCTTGAACAACTGTGTGGCCTGCTCAAAGGCGCGCTGGCGGTTCCATTCGCCATACACCACCTGACGCAGGCGCACTTCAGGATGCTCGTACAGGGCACGGCGCAGGCCATCTTCGCGTCGCTGGGCCGCAGGAGTGTTCTTGGCGCCGGAAAAGGCCAGCAGGTCAAGGGACTGGCCAGGCTTGGTCTCACCGAACTGACGCAGCATGTCCTTGAGCATCAGGTAACCGGCCAGCTCATCGTCAGCCACGATACTGCCAATCCAGTTAGGGTATTTGCCAGCGTCCAGCAACTGCATCTGATCGACCGTCAGGGCGTTGTTGACGATTAGCAGCTTGACGCCACTGCCCTGGGATAGACGCAGAATTTGCGGGGCGATGTACTGCTCGTTGACCAGCACCAGGTAATCCGGTCGCTCTGGCCCCTGCAAGGCTTCACGGGCCTGTTGGAGGGTGTTCTGCGGGTCGCGCTCGGAATAGCGCACGCGCAAATCCAGGCCGAGGTCCTTGGCGGCGGCCTGCATGAATTGCGCATAACTGACCCAGAAGGTTTCAGTCGAAGTGCCGGGATTGAGAAAGACCACCGACGTTGCATGGGCCGTTGCCCCGCACACCATCCCCACCAACCACACACACGCACAAAGAACCTTCAGCATTGTTGCCCGAACCCCGAAAATTGACAGCCCATGATAGTGGCAATAAGCCGTTCCATCTCGGCTAATTACCAGTTGTCGGACAATCGGAGACTGCATCAGGACTCGGGCAACCCCCTTTATTGGTGACTGACCCAGAACACAGCGGTTGAAACCACTAGGATTATCAGGAACAGAATGGCCCAAGCGTCCACGGCACTGTCGCTTTTACGGGCTTTGGTTGGATTGCTCATCGCATCGCCTCTTGTCGGTTTTATAGGTGATTGCACTAAGACTCGACCACAGTAAAGATCATGGTTGCCCGTATGACAAATGTGGGTAATTCGATAACCAGTCTCATTAGTCGATTTGGTTCTTTGCATATACTCAAACATCACTTTTGCGCATAAACGCAAACTGGTATCGTGCGCCGGCTCCGTTGGGAGTGCGCGGCCGTGCGCGCAGATTTGCCGAGAACAGGACCTATATGTACGTATACGACGAATACGATCAGCGCATCATCGAGGACCGCGTCAAGCAGTTCCGTGATCAGACCCGACGCTATCTGGCAGGTGAACTGAGCGAAGAAGAGTTCCGCCCTCTGCGCCTGCAAAATGGCCTTTATGTTCAGCGCTTTGCGCCGATGCTGCGGGTTGCCGTGCCCTATGGCCAATTGACTTCGCGCCAGACGCGGATGATGGCCAAGATTGCCCGCGACTTCGACAAAGGCTACGCCCACATCAGTACCCGCCAGAACGTTCAGTTCAACTGGCCGGCGCTGGAAGACGTGCCGGACATCCTCGCTGAGTTGGCCACCGTGCAGATGCACGCGATTCAGACCAGCGGTAACTGCTTGCGCAACGTCACCACCGACCAGTTCGCAGGTGTTGCCGCCGATGAGCTGATTGATCCGCGCCCGTGGTGCGAAATTGTCCGTCAGTGGACCACCTTCCACCCGGAATTCGCCTACCTGCCGCGCAAGTTCAAGATCGCCATCAATGGCTCGACTTCGGACCGTGCAGCGATTGAAGTCCATGACATCGGCCTGGAGCCGGTACACAACGCTGCAGGCGAACTGGGTTTCCGCGTACTGGTGGGTGGCGGCCTGGGTCGTACCCCGGTGGTGGGGGCCTTCATCAATGAGTTCCTGCCATGGCAGGACCTGTTGAGCTACCTCGACGCTATCCTGCGGGTCTACAACCGCTATGGCCGTCGTGACAACAAGTACAAGGCCCGCATCAAGATCCTGGTGAAAGCGCTGACCCCTGAAGTCTTCGCCCAGAAAGTCGACGCCGAGATGGAACACCTGCGCGGCGGCCAGACCACCCTGACCGAAGCTGAAGTGCATCGCGTCGCCAAACACTTCGTCGACCCGGACTACAAGGCCTTGAGCAATCTGGACGCCGAATTGGCCGAGCTCGATCAACAACACCCAGGCTTTGCCCGCTGGCGTGTGCGCAATACCCTGGCTCACAAGAAGCCAGGCTATGTCGCCGTGACCCTGTCGCTCAAGCCGACTGGCGTAGCACCGGGCGATATCACTGACAAGCAACTGGACGGCGTCGCCGACCTGGCCGAGCGCTACAGTTATGGCCAACTGCGCACCTCCCACGAACAGAACATCATCCTGGCCGATGTTGAACAGAGCCAGTTGTTCACCCTGTGGGGCGAGTTGCGCGAACAAGGTTTCGCCACGCCGAACATCGGCCTGTTGACCGACATCATCTGCTGCCCGGGCGGCGACTTCTGCTCCCTGGCCAACGCCAAGTCGATCCCGATTGCCGAGTCGATCCAGCGTCGTTTCGATGACCTGGATTACCTGTTCGACATCGGCGAACTGGACCTGAACATCTCCGGCTGCATGAACGCCTGTGGTCACCACCACGTCGGCCATATCGGCATCCTCGGGGTGGACAAGAAAGGCGAAGAATTCTACCAAGTGTCCCTGGGCGGCAGTGCCAGCCGCGACGCGAGCCTGGGCAAGATCCTCGGCCCGTCCTTCGCCCAGGAAGCCATGCCTGAAGTGATCGGCAAGCTGATTGATGTCTACATTGAACAGCGCACCGAAGATGAGCGTTTCATCGACACCTATCAGCGCATCGGCATCGACCTGTTCAAGGAGCGCGTCTATGCAGCGAATCATTAAAAACAACGAAGTGGTCGACGAAACCTGGCACCTGTTGCCCAAGGACGCGACCCTCGATGGCATCTCCAACTGCGACGACCTGATCGTGCCGCTGGCCCTGTGGCGCGAGCACGCTCACGCTCTCAAGGCCCGCGATGGCGGCCTGGGTGTGTGGCTGGACGCGGAAGAAGAAGCCGAAGAAATCGGTGACGATGTGACCAACTTCCAGGTCATCGCCCTGAACTTCCCGGCCTTCACCGACGGTCGCAACTACTCCAACGCCCGCCTGCTGCGTGACCGTTATGGTTACAAGGGTGAGCTGCGGGCGATTGGCGATGTGCTCCGCGACCAACTGTTCTACCTGCACCGCTGCGGGTTCGATGCCTACGCCTTGCGCGCTGACAAAGACCCGTATGAAGCCCTGGAAAGTCTCAAGGACTTCTCGGTGACCTACCAGGCAGCGACTGACGAACCGTTGCCGTTGTTCCGCCGGCGCTAAGCACCAGCGTATAAAAAACCCTGGCATGCCAGGGTTAATGAGATGGTCACCCCCAACACCCTGTGAGGGCTACGCTTTCACGGGGTGTTTTGTTTTCGGAGGCCATCATCATGAGCGAGTCAGCACTGATCGGTATCGATCTCGGCAAACATACTTTCCACCTGCACGGCCAGGATAAGTCGGGCTGTGAGGTGTTTCGCAAAAAATGCTCACGGACGCAAATGATGCAGTTTTTCGGCAACTCGCCGAGCTGTATCGTGGTGATGGAGGCCTGTGCGGGGTCGCACTATGTTGCTCGTCAGTTGGCGGCAATGGGGCACACGGCCAAGCTGATTTCTCCGCAGTTCGTTAAGCCCTTCGTCAAGGGCAATAAAAACGACTTTGTCGACGCTGAGGCAATCTGCGAAGCCGCTTCGCGCCCATCTATGCGCTTCGTCACGCCTAAAACCGAATCCCAGCAAACCCTGTCCGTGCTACACCGGATGCGCGAATCGCTGGTGCATGACCGCACCAAAACGGCTAATCAGATGCACGGTTTCCTGCTGGAGTTTGGGATCAGTCTGCCCAAAGGGTTGGCCATCATGAAGCGTCTGGCGAGCGCCTTGGCCGAGCATGAATTACCCGTTCGTCTGACGATATTGTTGCAACGCCTGCACGACCACTTTGCCTACCTGGATGAGCAAATCAAGGTCTTGGACAAAGAGCTGGCGGGCCAACTGGCCGACGATGATCTGGGCAGTCGTTTGCTGAGTCTTCCATGTGTCGGCCCGATCACCGCCAGCCTGCTGGCTGT is a genomic window of Pseudomonas sp. ADAK18 containing:
- a CDS encoding DUF2970 domain-containing protein, translated to MDDPVDNKPPTFWQMLHSVMAAAFGVQSGKNRARDFTHGKPSHFVVLGILFTAIFALALFGIVKLVLHLAGV
- a CDS encoding ABC transporter substrate-binding protein, whose product is MLKVLCACVWLVGMVCGATAHATSVVFLNPGTSTETFWVSYAQFMQAAAKDLGLDLRVRYSERDPQNTLQQAREALQGPERPDYLVLVNEQYIAPQILRLSQGSGVKLLIVNNALTVDQMQLLDAGKYPNWIGSIVADDELAGYLMLKDMLRQFGETKPGQSLDLLAFSGAKNTPAAQRREDGLRRALYEHPEVRLRQVVYGEWNRQRAFEQATQLFKRYPQTALVWSANDEMALGAMQAAQEAGHTPGKDVLFSAVNSSSEVLGARIEGRLNTLVAGHFTTGGWAMVLLDDDAHGVDIGLHGGRYRKEALFQLIEPEQARRLQAINASQQYNVDFRALSAQGKPESYRYPFSLQLLMH
- a CDS encoding nitrite/sulfite reductase, translating into MYVYDEYDQRIIEDRVKQFRDQTRRYLAGELSEEEFRPLRLQNGLYVQRFAPMLRVAVPYGQLTSRQTRMMAKIARDFDKGYAHISTRQNVQFNWPALEDVPDILAELATVQMHAIQTSGNCLRNVTTDQFAGVAADELIDPRPWCEIVRQWTTFHPEFAYLPRKFKIAINGSTSDRAAIEVHDIGLEPVHNAAGELGFRVLVGGGLGRTPVVGAFINEFLPWQDLLSYLDAILRVYNRYGRRDNKYKARIKILVKALTPEVFAQKVDAEMEHLRGGQTTLTEAEVHRVAKHFVDPDYKALSNLDAELAELDQQHPGFARWRVRNTLAHKKPGYVAVTLSLKPTGVAPGDITDKQLDGVADLAERYSYGQLRTSHEQNIILADVEQSQLFTLWGELREQGFATPNIGLLTDIICCPGGDFCSLANAKSIPIAESIQRRFDDLDYLFDIGELDLNISGCMNACGHHHVGHIGILGVDKKGEEFYQVSLGGSASRDASLGKILGPSFAQEAMPEVIGKLIDVYIEQRTEDERFIDTYQRIGIDLFKERVYAANH
- a CDS encoding DUF934 domain-containing protein; translated protein: MQRIIKNNEVVDETWHLLPKDATLDGISNCDDLIVPLALWREHAHALKARDGGLGVWLDAEEEAEEIGDDVTNFQVIALNFPAFTDGRNYSNARLLRDRYGYKGELRAIGDVLRDQLFYLHRCGFDAYALRADKDPYEALESLKDFSVTYQAATDEPLPLFRRR
- a CDS encoding IS110 family transposase, with amino-acid sequence MSESALIGIDLGKHTFHLHGQDKSGCEVFRKKCSRTQMMQFFGNSPSCIVVMEACAGSHYVARQLAAMGHTAKLISPQFVKPFVKGNKNDFVDAEAICEAASRPSMRFVTPKTESQQTLSVLHRMRESLVHDRTKTANQMHGFLLEFGISLPKGLAIMKRLASALAEHELPVRLTILLQRLHDHFAYLDEQIKVLDKELAGQLADDDLGSRLLSLPCVGPITASLLAVEMGDGKQYRCSRDFAASVGLVPRQYSTGGKANLLGISKRGDKHLRQLLVQCSRVYMQNLEHQKGALADWVRSLLSRRHSNVVACALANKLARIAWAIAAHHTQYEAGPDALNA